In Massilia antarctica, the following are encoded in one genomic region:
- a CDS encoding DUF6447 family protein, with amino-acid sequence MSTNELEITTGGMSYKVSDLSPEAQQQVTNLRYVESEIARLNAQLAICETARGTYKTVLKDLLPKTAQ; translated from the coding sequence ATGAGCACCAACGAACTTGAAATCACCACCGGCGGCATGAGCTACAAAGTGTCGGACCTGAGCCCTGAAGCGCAGCAGCAAGTGACCAACCTGCGTTACGTGGAATCGGAAATCGCGCGCCTGAACGCCCAGCTCGCCATCTGCGAAACCGCACGCGGCACCTACAAGACCGTGCTGAAAGACTTGCTGCCGAAAACCGCGCAATAA
- a CDS encoding mannose-1-phosphate guanylyltransferase/mannose-6-phosphate isomerase translates to MKLIPTILCGGAGSRLWPVSRELHPKPFIRLADGHSLLQKAWLRGAALPEVAEVLTVTNRELFFKTEDDYRAVAAGRQDLANSYILEPFGRNTAPAIAAAALHVAATHGPDALMLVLAADHLISDQAAFAAAVAQAIPLAQAGRLVTFGIEPHSPETGFGYIEAEGTSVLRFVEKPSLDKAREYLASGRYLWNSGMFCFTAGSMIAEMELHCPQILAATRACLAASRSATGKNFTQCELDAAAFGQVADDSIDYAVMEKSARVSVVPCNIGWSDIGSWNALGELIAPDADGNRIDGEVRLHDVNDCFIQSGERLVGAVGVSNLIIVDTPDALLVADRSRVQDVKHLYASLKSDGHDVHKLHRTVHRPWGTYTVLEDSTRFKIKRIEVKPGASLSLQMHHHRSEHWIVVSGMAKVVNGERELFVSTNESTYIPAGHKHRLENPGVLDLVMIEVQSGDYLGEDDIVRFEDNYGRV, encoded by the coding sequence TTGAAACTCATCCCTACCATTTTATGCGGCGGTGCCGGCTCGCGCCTGTGGCCCGTATCGCGCGAACTGCACCCCAAACCGTTCATCCGTCTCGCCGACGGCCACAGCCTGCTGCAAAAAGCCTGGCTGCGCGGCGCCGCCTTGCCCGAGGTGGCCGAGGTGCTCACCGTCACCAACCGCGAACTGTTTTTCAAGACCGAGGATGATTACCGCGCCGTCGCCGCCGGCCGTCAGGACCTGGCCAACAGCTATATCCTGGAACCGTTCGGCCGCAACACCGCGCCCGCGATCGCCGCCGCCGCCCTGCACGTGGCGGCCACCCATGGTCCCGACGCCCTGATGCTGGTGCTGGCCGCCGACCATTTGATTTCCGACCAGGCCGCCTTTGCGGCCGCCGTGGCCCAGGCCATTCCGCTGGCCCAGGCCGGCCGCCTGGTCACCTTCGGCATCGAACCGCATTCGCCCGAGACCGGTTTCGGCTACATCGAGGCGGAGGGCACGAGCGTGTTGCGCTTCGTCGAAAAGCCGAGCCTGGACAAAGCCCGCGAGTACCTGGCCAGCGGCCGCTACCTGTGGAATTCGGGCATGTTTTGCTTCACCGCCGGCAGCATGATCGCCGAGATGGAATTGCACTGCCCGCAGATCCTGGCCGCCACCCGCGCTTGCCTGGCCGCCTCGCGCAGCGCGACCGGCAAGAATTTTACCCAGTGCGAACTGGACGCTGCCGCCTTCGGGCAGGTCGCCGACGATTCGATCGATTACGCGGTGATGGAAAAATCGGCCAGGGTGTCTGTCGTGCCGTGCAATATCGGCTGGAGCGATATCGGTTCCTGGAATGCGCTGGGCGAACTGATCGCGCCTGATGCGGACGGCAACCGCATCGATGGCGAGGTGCGCCTGCACGACGTCAACGATTGCTTCATCCAGAGCGGCGAGCGCCTGGTGGGCGCGGTCGGCGTGTCGAACCTGATCATCGTCGACACCCCGGACGCGCTGCTGGTGGCCGACCGCAGCCGGGTGCAGGACGTCAAGCACCTGTACGCGAGTCTCAAATCCGACGGGCACGACGTGCACAAGCTGCACCGCACCGTGCACCGTCCATGGGGCACCTACACCGTGCTGGAAGACAGTACCCGCTTCAAGATCAAGCGCATCGAAGTCAAGCCGGGCGCCAGCCTGAGCCTGCAGATGCACCACCACCGCAGCGAGCACTGGATCGTGGTCAGCGGCATGGCCAAGGTGGTCAACGGCGAGCGCGAACTGTTCGTCTCCACCAACGAATCGACCTATATTCCGGCCGGCCACAAGCACCGCCTGGAAAATCCGGGCGTGCTCGACCTGGTGATGATTGAAGTGCAGAGCGGCGACTACCTGGGCGAGGACGATATCGTCCGCTTCGAGGATAACTACGGCCGCGTTTGA
- a CDS encoding sulfurtransferase produces the protein MQANTALQAEAHAAIAAAAAHVNIAAYKFVTFDNIEDMRPLYQDICKRLALKGTVLLTPEGINMFLSGPRSHIDEYLAWVRQDARFADIEVKESYSEEQSHKRMLVKIKKEIITMRMPLIQPEKGRAPFVRPATLKRWLDQGVDDEGRPVVMMETRNAFEVDVGTFENTLDYRIDKFSEFPEVVAQHREELEGKTVVTFCTGGIRCEKAAIHMKNIGYESVYQLDGGILKYFEEVGGAHYKGDCFVFDYRTALNPQLEASVTTVQCFACRAVVTPRDQLSPLYVYEKSCPHCHPERASTPADAA, from the coding sequence ATGCAAGCTAATACTGCTTTACAAGCTGAAGCGCATGCCGCCATCGCCGCAGCTGCCGCCCACGTCAATATCGCCGCCTACAAATTTGTCACCTTCGACAATATTGAGGACATGCGTCCCCTGTACCAGGACATCTGCAAGCGCCTGGCGCTCAAGGGGACGGTCCTGCTGACACCGGAAGGCATCAATATGTTCCTGTCCGGCCCGCGCTCGCACATCGACGAGTATCTGGCCTGGGTACGCCAGGATGCGCGCTTTGCCGATATCGAGGTCAAGGAAAGCTATTCCGAGGAACAGTCGCACAAGCGCATGCTGGTGAAGATCAAGAAAGAAATCATCACCATGCGCATGCCGCTGATCCAGCCGGAAAAAGGCCGCGCACCCTTCGTCCGTCCCGCCACGCTCAAGCGCTGGCTCGACCAGGGGGTCGACGACGAGGGCCGTCCGGTGGTGATGATGGAAACGAGGAATGCCTTCGAGGTCGATGTCGGCACCTTCGAAAACACGCTCGATTACCGGATCGACAAGTTCAGCGAGTTTCCCGAGGTCGTGGCGCAGCACCGCGAAGAGCTCGAAGGCAAGACCGTGGTCACCTTCTGCACCGGCGGTATCCGCTGCGAAAAGGCGGCGATCCACATGAAAAATATCGGTTACGAGAGCGTGTACCAGCTCGACGGCGGGATCCTCAAGTATTTCGAGGAAGTCGGCGGCGCCCACTACAAGGGCGACTGCTTCGTGTTCGATTACCGCACCGCGCTCAATCCCCAGCTCGAAGCGAGCGTGACGACCGTGCAATGCTTCGCCTGCCGCGCCGTGGTCACGCCGCGCGACCAGCTCTCGCCGCTGTACGTGTACGAAAAATCCTGCCCGCATTGCCATCCGGAGCGCGCCAGTACGCCGGCGGACGCGGCGTAA